A region of Notolabrus celidotus isolate fNotCel1 chromosome 4, fNotCel1.pri, whole genome shotgun sequence DNA encodes the following proteins:
- the LOC117811728 gene encoding proteinase-activated receptor 1-like: MEPGLDWILTRLSQHDRVMYLILYVVTCIVISIGLPLMIVTIYALLYLVRKGQVAPIYVINLLISDIIQLCCMIVLVSNHGTPMAEAVYSCGLMTSVCFMVCISLERYLVIVHPLWYRFKRTIKISVAVCAVVWAFPAVCFLIVFPRVPDKVPLIVLSIFHIIPFPLFIFFLVRSLRTLSSSVSVHSDEKRQIVGTLVVVLLIYTLLFLPTIIMFLLLMADFYSVMFHFMSDMLLSLSPLADLLLYIFIRKQTMGNCLASVCCCKKESNDPTTSAVTVDDI; this comes from the exons ATGGAACCAGGCTTGGATTGGATCCTCACAAGATTGTCCCAGCATGACAGAGTTATGTATTTAATATTGTATGTTGTGACATGCATAGTCATCAGTATCGGCCTTCCTCTGATGATCGTGACCATCTATGCTCTTCTCTACCTG gtACGCAAGGGTCAAGTTGCTCCGATATACGTCATCAACCTTCTCATTTCAGACATCATTCAGCTTTGCTGCATGATCGTACTGGTGTCAAATCATGGGACTCCCATGGCTGAGGCTGTCTACAGCTGTGGTCTAATGACGAGTGTTTGCTTCATGGTGTGCATCTCACTGGAAAG GTACCTGGTCATCGTCCACCCACTGTGGTACCGGTTCAAACGAACCATCAAGATCTCTGTGGCGGTCTGTGCCGTGGTCTGGGCCTTCcctgctgtttgtttccttATTGTCTTTCCTAGGGTTCCTGATAAGGTTCCATTAATAGTACTCTCCATTTTCCACATCATCCCCTTCCCACTGTTCATCTTCTTCCTGGTCAGGTCCCTCAGAACCCTCTCTTCTTCCGTCTCGGTCCACTCTGATGAAAAACGACAAATAGTTGGAACTTTGGTGGTGGTGCTACTGATTTACACGCTGCTGTTCCTGCCCACCATCATTATGTTCCTGTTACTGATGGCTGACTTTTACTCTGTTATGTTTCACTTCATGTCCGATATGTTACTTAGTCTGAGTCCTCTGGCAGACTTGCTTCTGTATATTTTCATCAGAAAGCAGACCATGGGAAACTGTCTGGCCTCTGTGTGTTGTTGCAAAAAGGAGAGCAATGATCCCACCACATCAGCAGTGACTGTTGATGATATTTAG